A portion of the Edaphobacter lichenicola genome contains these proteins:
- a CDS encoding PqqD family protein yields MQIERLQSDALVENRLPDGSRVILDPTNETVFALNATAGAAWDACSAPTTLSNVADDMRRSLNPAITDEIAEEALLQLQDKKLVNTSGSSATRRQFLASLSAVALPLVVALTISDQKAHAMVARSAAPKPAPPKPKPKPILPFL; encoded by the coding sequence ATGCAAATTGAGCGCCTTCAATCTGATGCCTTGGTAGAAAACAGACTTCCCGACGGTTCGAGGGTTATCCTCGATCCGACGAATGAGACTGTCTTTGCCCTTAATGCAACGGCTGGTGCAGCGTGGGACGCGTGCAGCGCTCCGACGACGCTTTCGAACGTGGCGGACGACATGCGACGATCGCTTAATCCAGCGATAACCGATGAGATTGCAGAAGAGGCTCTTCTGCAATTGCAGGATAAGAAACTGGTGAATACATCAGGGTCCTCGGCGACTCGACGACAGTTCCTTGCCTCGCTGAGCGCTGTCGCCCTGCCTCTCGTCGTGGCCTTAACGATCTCGGATCAGAAGGCGCATGCGATGGTTGCGCGGTCGGCTGCACCAAAGCCAGCGCCGCCGAAGCCGAAGCCGAAGCCGATTTTACCCTTCCTCTAG
- a CDS encoding carbohydrate kinase family protein translates to MAQFDVTLAGEITMDLLLYGLPEELPVERELVADHMALTLGGSSAITAHNLAVLGSRTGFIPQLGADPFTKVCVDTLRQAGVDLSHAVMPKTNVSTGVTVLLQHQRSRRALTYSGTTSSLRYEDLDLTYLASGRHFHLSSFFLQSGLRNDVPKLLAAMRHAGLTTSLDTNDDPEDLWAGPLAETPAHLDILMPNEREACRLANESSFEDAVGKLAEKIPLLVVKRGAKGALAVHQGIHYEAPGYTTKVVDVIGAGDSFNAGFLHAFVHQCSIDDCLAFGNACGAYSTTSSGGVQAFCDSARMQQFFESCGVAEKIVL, encoded by the coding sequence TTGGCGCAGTTCGATGTAACACTGGCAGGTGAAATCACGATGGACCTGCTCCTGTACGGTCTTCCTGAAGAGCTTCCAGTGGAACGTGAACTCGTCGCCGATCACATGGCTTTAACGCTGGGTGGGTCTTCCGCTATCACGGCGCATAACCTCGCCGTGCTGGGCAGTCGCACCGGGTTTATTCCACAGCTTGGTGCTGATCCGTTTACTAAAGTTTGCGTCGATACTCTCCGGCAGGCTGGCGTTGATCTGTCGCATGCTGTCATGCCGAAGACAAACGTCAGTACGGGAGTCACGGTTCTTTTGCAGCATCAGCGGAGCCGGCGTGCGCTAACGTACTCTGGTACCACATCGAGCTTGCGGTATGAGGATCTCGATCTCACTTACCTTGCCTCAGGAAGGCATTTTCATCTGTCATCGTTCTTTCTTCAAAGCGGGCTGCGCAACGATGTGCCGAAGCTTCTGGCTGCGATGCGCCATGCGGGACTCACAACGTCACTCGATACGAATGACGATCCGGAGGACTTGTGGGCTGGCCCGCTCGCGGAGACACCCGCGCATCTTGATATATTGATGCCAAACGAACGGGAGGCATGCAGACTGGCGAATGAATCTTCTTTCGAAGATGCCGTCGGGAAACTGGCCGAAAAAATTCCGCTGCTGGTTGTCAAACGCGGTGCGAAGGGCGCATTAGCCGTGCACCAGGGAATACATTATGAAGCGCCTGGATACACTACGAAAGTGGTGGACGTTATTGGCGCGGGGGATAGCTTCAACGCTGGGTTTCTTCACGCCTTCGTTCATCAATGCAGCATCGATGACTGTCTCGCCTTCGGTAATGCGTGCGGCGCCTACTCCACGACATCGAGCGGCGGGGTTCAGGCGTTCTGCGATTCGGCACGCATGCAGCAATTTTTCGAAAGCTGTGGAGTAGCCGAAAAGATCGTCTTGTAA
- a CDS encoding APC family permease has protein sequence MPAELREGQPVTLKRSLRYRDLILYGIILIQPTAPMPVFGVIYQESRGHVLMAIVFALVAMLFTAYSYGRMSRAYPKGGSAFTYVSEELHPSLGYMTGWCMAMDYILNPLICTIWCSRAAMNFVPGIPYVAWVLLFAALFTLLNLRGVETSARINAAVAAGLGVVIVLFVVAAVRYILHLHMGSSAFYFDPIYNRSTFSAPAVFRGTSIAVLTYIGFDGISTLTDEAHDPARTVPRAIILTCLITGVLASIEVYLAQLVWPRGMAFPDLDTAYVAVAQRAGGVFLFALMNGALLIATIGSGMASQLGAARLLFAMGQDGALPRKFFGTLNPARRIPQNNVLLIGGIVLIGALALSYQLGTELLNYGALLAFMGVNVASAVLAWRTKEANQWVPILLSGCGFVVCFFLWLNLGPTARWAGTAWAVIGIALWLLRRNLMTADKQLVG, from the coding sequence ATGCCAGCTGAATTGCGGGAAGGACAACCAGTTACGCTGAAGCGTAGCTTGCGGTATCGCGATCTCATTCTGTACGGGATCATTCTGATACAGCCGACTGCGCCGATGCCGGTCTTCGGGGTGATCTACCAGGAGTCGCGCGGGCACGTTCTGATGGCGATTGTATTTGCGCTCGTCGCCATGCTGTTCACCGCGTACAGCTATGGCCGAATGTCTCGCGCTTATCCAAAGGGCGGTTCAGCGTTTACCTATGTCAGTGAAGAGCTGCATCCCAGTCTCGGATATATGACGGGCTGGTGCATGGCCATGGATTACATTCTGAATCCTCTGATTTGTACTATCTGGTGTAGCAGAGCTGCAATGAATTTTGTCCCTGGAATTCCTTACGTGGCGTGGGTGCTTCTCTTCGCGGCATTGTTTACCTTACTCAACCTTCGCGGCGTTGAGACGTCGGCCCGTATCAACGCCGCAGTTGCAGCGGGACTGGGAGTCGTGATCGTACTCTTCGTCGTTGCGGCCGTACGATACATCCTTCACTTGCACATGGGATCATCCGCGTTCTATTTCGATCCCATTTACAACAGGTCGACATTCTCCGCGCCCGCCGTGTTTCGCGGAACCTCTATCGCTGTACTTACCTATATCGGTTTTGACGGGATATCAACTCTGACTGATGAAGCTCATGATCCAGCGCGGACAGTTCCGCGCGCGATCATTCTTACCTGCTTGATTACAGGTGTACTAGCCTCGATTGAAGTTTATCTGGCGCAGCTTGTCTGGCCGCGCGGGATGGCCTTCCCTGATCTCGATACAGCCTATGTCGCAGTCGCGCAACGTGCCGGGGGAGTTTTCCTATTCGCTTTGATGAACGGCGCGCTGTTGATCGCGACCATCGGCTCCGGCATGGCGTCGCAGTTAGGTGCAGCGCGGCTGCTGTTTGCCATGGGGCAGGACGGCGCGTTGCCGCGAAAGTTCTTCGGCACGCTCAATCCAGCCCGACGCATTCCTCAGAATAACGTCCTGCTGATTGGCGGAATCGTGTTGATCGGCGCTCTTGCTCTGAGCTATCAACTTGGCACCGAGCTGTTGAATTATGGCGCCCTACTCGCTTTCATGGGCGTCAACGTTGCTTCTGCTGTACTCGCCTGGCGTACGAAAGAAGCAAACCAGTGGGTTCCGATCCTGCTGTCTGGATGTGGTTTTGTGGTGTGCTTCTTCTTATGGCTGAACCTGGGTCCAACCGCACGTTGGGCAGGAACCGCATGGGCAGTAATAGGAATAGCGCTGTGGTTGCTTCGTAGAAATCTCATGACCGCAGACAAGCAACTAGTCGGCTGA
- a CDS encoding glycosyl hydrolase 2 galactose-binding domain-containing protein yields MVFLSFAWGAPGLAATDSASTSTPLKSGWAVQSDCKIHGDGAKLSVPEVNTEGWYTATIPATVLAVQVAAGEFKDMFVGTNLRSVPGTSYPQGDNFSNLEMPADSPYRCGWWYRKTFHVAATERGKTFWMRFGGINYRADIWLNGQKIADSTQVQGAYRTYEFDVTKALKPGQENVLAVETFAPTPTDLGINWVDWNPCPPDKDMGLWGAVTLVTSGPVAVRSPMATSHFLDASLKTVELTVRAEVTNSTDHTTKGRLEGNVAGVAISQPVTLDAGETKTVTFAPGDFSQLRIKNPHVWWPADVGAHPLETLTLRFVLDGAVSDETSIRFGIREVTSELTPKGYRLFHVNQHPILIRGAGWTQDMLLRQQPERLAEEFRLVHDMHLNTIRLEGKMETNDFFRLADEQGVMVMAGWCCCDHWEHWDKWTPDTLNVATASLKSQLLRIRSHPSLIAWLNGSDNPPPANVETAYLKVLAQTDWPNVILSSATATPTTVSGPSGVKMTGPYDFVAPSYWLVDSHYGGAYGFNTETSPGPAVPSLQSLKKMLPADHQWPQDAVWGYHAGGEGFQNIHVFNDAMKATYGEAKTAERYNQIAQSMAFDGERAMFEAYGRNKYTSTGVIQWMLNNAWPSSIWHLYDYYLDAGGGYYGTKKACELLHVQYSYDDHSVYVVNSLYSGASGLTAVVHVYDLDLKELFTQSNSVDAGPDSSVKAIDIPQEVFQTASSTYFIRLELKDAKGTTVSRNFYWVPSKLTEFDWAKTNYTHTPAKTSEDMTALGSLPIAHITATAHTSGDLIRVHLTNPSTKLAFQVAAELKDEQGERLPRITWSDNYIELMPGEERELTASIPSDIIASAGSKRVEEWKVKIEGWNTAAVTVSTNPSQ; encoded by the coding sequence ATGGTCTTTCTATCGTTCGCATGGGGCGCTCCTGGGCTTGCAGCAACCGATTCGGCATCGACCAGCACACCGTTGAAGTCGGGTTGGGCAGTTCAGTCGGATTGTAAGATCCACGGTGATGGAGCTAAGCTTTCCGTTCCCGAGGTGAACACTGAGGGCTGGTATACCGCGACTATTCCTGCAACTGTACTCGCGGTGCAGGTCGCGGCGGGCGAGTTTAAAGATATGTTCGTCGGTACGAATCTGCGTTCGGTTCCAGGAACCTCGTACCCACAAGGAGATAACTTTTCCAATCTTGAGATGCCTGCCGACAGTCCTTATCGTTGTGGCTGGTGGTACCGAAAGACATTTCACGTCGCGGCTACGGAACGGGGAAAGACTTTCTGGATGCGGTTCGGCGGCATCAACTATCGGGCCGACATCTGGCTCAACGGTCAGAAGATCGCAGACTCGACTCAGGTGCAGGGCGCTTACCGGACTTATGAGTTCGACGTGACGAAGGCTTTGAAGCCCGGTCAAGAAAATGTGCTCGCTGTCGAAACATTTGCACCGACTCCGACTGACCTGGGTATCAACTGGGTCGATTGGAATCCCTGTCCACCAGATAAAGACATGGGGCTGTGGGGAGCGGTCACATTGGTAACGAGCGGTCCTGTTGCTGTTCGATCGCCGATGGCAACGAGCCATTTCCTTGACGCTTCTCTGAAGACGGTGGAGCTTACTGTTCGTGCGGAGGTCACCAATTCAACTGACCATACGACAAAAGGACGCCTTGAGGGCAACGTCGCGGGAGTAGCAATCTCACAACCTGTGACACTTGATGCGGGTGAAACTAAAACGGTTACGTTCGCGCCTGGGGATTTCTCTCAGCTGCGCATTAAGAATCCTCATGTGTGGTGGCCTGCCGACGTGGGCGCACACCCACTCGAGACGTTAACACTTCGATTTGTTCTCGATGGCGCGGTCTCTGACGAAACAAGTATTCGCTTCGGGATACGAGAGGTCACGTCAGAGCTGACGCCGAAAGGATACCGGCTGTTTCATGTCAACCAGCACCCTATTTTGATACGTGGTGCCGGTTGGACGCAGGACATGCTTCTACGCCAACAGCCTGAGCGGCTAGCTGAAGAGTTCCGTTTGGTGCATGACATGCACCTGAATACGATTCGCCTCGAAGGCAAGATGGAGACCAACGACTTTTTTCGCCTGGCGGATGAGCAAGGCGTGATGGTGATGGCAGGATGGTGCTGCTGTGACCACTGGGAGCATTGGGATAAGTGGACGCCAGATACTCTCAACGTTGCGACTGCTTCATTGAAATCTCAACTGTTGCGAATCCGAAGTCATCCGAGCCTTATCGCGTGGCTGAACGGCAGCGACAACCCGCCGCCGGCGAACGTAGAGACTGCCTATCTCAAGGTGCTCGCGCAGACAGACTGGCCGAACGTAATTCTTTCCTCTGCCACGGCAACGCCGACGACTGTAAGTGGCCCCAGCGGCGTTAAGATGACTGGTCCCTACGATTTCGTCGCACCGTCTTACTGGCTGGTCGATTCTCACTACGGAGGAGCTTACGGCTTCAACACCGAGACCAGTCCTGGACCTGCTGTTCCTTCGTTGCAGAGCCTGAAGAAGATGTTGCCGGCTGATCATCAGTGGCCGCAAGACGCGGTATGGGGATATCACGCGGGCGGTGAAGGCTTCCAAAACATTCACGTCTTCAACGATGCCATGAAAGCGACGTATGGTGAGGCGAAGACCGCTGAGAGATATAACCAGATTGCGCAGTCAATGGCCTTCGATGGAGAACGCGCCATGTTCGAGGCGTATGGCCGCAATAAGTACACTTCGACGGGCGTCATCCAATGGATGCTCAATAACGCGTGGCCTTCGAGCATCTGGCATCTCTATGACTACTACCTTGATGCGGGTGGTGGCTATTACGGGACGAAGAAGGCATGTGAGTTGCTACATGTTCAATATTCGTATGACGACCATAGCGTCTATGTGGTCAATAGCCTCTATAGCGGCGCTTCGGGGCTTACTGCAGTCGTCCACGTGTATGACCTCGATTTGAAGGAACTCTTTACTCAATCGAACTCTGTCGATGCGGGCCCCGACAGCTCGGTAAAGGCTATCGACATTCCGCAAGAGGTCTTCCAGACTGCGTCGAGCACGTACTTCATTCGGCTTGAATTGAAAGATGCCAAGGGTACGACGGTGAGTAGAAACTTCTACTGGGTTCCTAGTAAGTTGACCGAGTTTGACTGGGCGAAGACTAACTACACCCATACACCCGCCAAGACCTCCGAGGACATGACTGCTCTTGGCAGCCTCCCTATTGCACACATTACAGCGACCGCCCATACTTCTGGAGATCTGATTCGCGTGCATCTGACGAATCCGTCGACGAAGCTGGCGTTCCAAGTCGCTGCAGAGCTGAAGGACGAACAAGGAGAGAGGCTTCCGCGGATAACATGGAGCGATAATTACATTGAGTTGATGCCGGGCGAAGAGCGCGAACTGACGGCATCGATACCATCCGACATTATTGCGAGTGCGGGCTCGAAACGAGTTGAGGAGTGGAAAGTAAAGATCGAAGGATGGAATACCGCGGCTGTTACCGTCTCAACAAATCCAAGCCAGTGA
- a CDS encoding LacI family DNA-binding transcriptional regulator codes for MRRTQNAGRITLADVARESGFSSSTVSIVLNEAPLSRYVAAKTKVLIKETSKRLGYRPDAFARSLRRRRSLTIGIMVFDISDPFCTLILKGIQKTLEPTGYLPIIMDAYNEPKQFERYLEMMLERRLEGLIIVANWLFADIEMFGDLERERIPMVMVGRSMSIGSMSSVMVDNEAGGYAALEHLYKLGHRKIAFVRGQVKLSDSRERYSGMMRFAQEVELKINPSLVVDLPNALDPLSSFHQGYRLTNELLAMGKPFSAIAAFDDLTAFGVMRALREQGVRVPEECSVIGFDDVSHAALFSPGLTTVQQPMEEMGRIAAERVLRGIDVLAEETHEPKHDGHTLLVPTVLVRESTARRRK; via the coding sequence ATGCGCAGAACCCAAAACGCTGGAAGAATCACGCTGGCCGATGTAGCGCGCGAGTCCGGATTCTCCTCATCGACCGTGTCAATCGTTCTCAATGAAGCACCGCTCTCGCGCTATGTTGCGGCGAAGACGAAGGTCTTGATTAAGGAGACTTCGAAGCGACTTGGCTATCGTCCGGACGCATTTGCGCGTTCTCTCCGTCGTCGTAGAAGCCTGACTATTGGCATCATGGTCTTCGATATCTCGGACCCATTTTGCACACTTATTCTCAAGGGTATTCAGAAGACGCTGGAACCAACCGGCTATCTACCGATCATCATGGATGCGTATAACGAGCCAAAGCAGTTCGAACGCTATCTGGAGATGATGCTTGAGCGCAGACTCGAAGGGTTAATCATCGTTGCAAATTGGTTATTTGCAGATATCGAGATGTTCGGCGATCTAGAGCGAGAACGCATTCCGATGGTCATGGTAGGACGTTCGATGTCAATTGGTTCGATGAGTTCGGTGATGGTCGATAACGAGGCCGGTGGCTATGCTGCGCTCGAACACCTTTACAAATTGGGTCATCGCAAGATTGCGTTCGTGCGCGGCCAGGTGAAGTTGTCAGACAGTCGTGAGCGATATAGCGGCATGATGCGATTTGCACAGGAGGTGGAGCTGAAGATCAATCCTTCGCTCGTTGTCGATCTGCCGAATGCTTTGGATCCGCTCTCAAGCTTTCATCAGGGCTACCGGCTTACCAACGAGTTGCTGGCTATGGGTAAGCCATTTTCCGCGATAGCAGCCTTCGATGATTTGACTGCATTCGGAGTTATGCGCGCGTTACGAGAGCAGGGGGTGAGGGTGCCCGAGGAGTGTTCCGTCATTGGGTTCGACGATGTCTCTCATGCAGCGCTCTTCAGCCCAGGACTTACTACTGTGCAGCAGCCGATGGAAGAGATGGGTCGCATCGCTGCGGAGCGCGTACTGCGCGGAATCGATGTTCTCGCTGAAGAGACACATGAACCCAAGCACGACGGCCATACGTTGTTGGTGCCGACTGTACTGGTACGTGAGTCGACGGCCCGGCGACGCAAATAA
- a CDS encoding tetratricopeptide repeat protein yields MTTRDRSRYLLLYGLFVVGSCRAFCGIHLETFRGNAGATLVLLQDLAADKPDAATLFSAGLQAMKSGQLSQAEDSFRRVIALDPKSGAAHINLGVTYMRERRWDDALAELRRAEALSPNVPGIQLNIGLAYYRKNDFDAAIEPFSKTLRLQPSSLQASYLLGLCYFFTNKYKAAADTLTPLWEEESANLNYLYVLSIAASKSSNAPLQKQAFDRMIAIGQDTPEFHLYVGKAWLAGHDTDHALEEFQAAAALKPKLPLVHYFLGRTYLERYAYAEAEAELKKDAAIEPDFAYNYEELGLLYAKLNEPEKAEASFRKAIEHNGELVNSYFGLAKLYRDAGRYQEALNMLDRAEALAAQSASVHYMRGQVLNHLEQREQARQEFDTASKLLKSFNDRLQQDPSGVQSADAQNAAQQ; encoded by the coding sequence TTGACCACTCGCGATCGATCTCGATATCTACTGCTATACGGCTTGTTCGTCGTCGGTAGCTGTCGGGCTTTTTGTGGAATTCATCTAGAGACGTTCCGTGGCAATGCAGGTGCGACGCTCGTTTTGTTGCAGGACCTCGCTGCTGACAAACCTGACGCCGCAACGCTCTTCTCCGCGGGATTGCAGGCGATGAAGAGTGGTCAATTGAGCCAGGCAGAGGATAGCTTTCGACGAGTGATAGCGCTCGATCCGAAGTCTGGTGCGGCACATATCAATCTAGGCGTGACGTATATGCGGGAGCGGCGATGGGATGATGCTCTGGCCGAGTTGCGTCGGGCAGAGGCACTTTCTCCCAATGTACCGGGCATCCAACTGAATATTGGGCTTGCCTACTATCGCAAGAACGATTTCGACGCAGCGATTGAGCCGTTCTCTAAGACCTTGAGGCTGCAGCCGAGTTCTCTCCAGGCAAGTTATCTGCTTGGCTTGTGCTACTTTTTTACGAATAAGTACAAGGCAGCAGCAGATACGCTGACTCCGCTATGGGAAGAGGAGTCGGCGAACCTGAACTACTTGTATGTTTTGAGCATTGCAGCCAGTAAATCGTCGAATGCACCATTGCAGAAGCAGGCGTTCGACCGGATGATCGCAATCGGACAAGATACGCCGGAGTTTCATTTGTATGTGGGGAAGGCGTGGCTGGCAGGACATGATACCGATCATGCGCTTGAAGAATTTCAAGCCGCAGCAGCGCTGAAGCCGAAGCTTCCGCTGGTGCATTATTTTCTGGGGCGCACCTATCTTGAACGGTACGCCTACGCAGAAGCCGAGGCGGAGCTGAAGAAAGACGCGGCTATTGAACCGGATTTTGCATACAACTATGAAGAACTAGGGCTTCTTTACGCGAAGCTCAATGAGCCCGAGAAGGCGGAGGCGTCTTTCCGCAAAGCTATTGAGCATAATGGCGAACTGGTGAACTCTTACTTCGGGCTTGCAAAGTTGTACAGGGACGCAGGGCGCTACCAGGAGGCGCTGAATATGCTGGATCGTGCGGAAGCTCTTGCGGCGCAGAGTGCGAGCGTGCATTACATGAGAGGGCAGGTTTTGAATCATCTCGAACAGCGTGAGCAGGCGCGTCAGGAGTTCGATACGGCTTCGAAGTTGCTCAAATCTTTTAACGACCGTCTCCAACAAGATCCATCGGGAGTTCAGTCTGCGGACGCTCAGAATGCGGCTCAGCAATAA